From the Candidatus Zixiibacteriota bacterium genome, one window contains:
- the rpsA gene encoding 30S ribosomal protein S1: MAEAKNSATTKPPASVSKRKFGAAKKTKKVKTKLTKAATATVEKVEVKQKEKTERVMTARHQRMVEKAKVRSSMPAPEAIPEVAAVKITDVSGVVYDIADYQSMVDMYDSTIRSIREGEVVSGTVMGVTRDDVIVDVGFKSEGIIPIDEFPAPLNIKVGDEIEVFLEQIEDSFGQLILSKQKADFMRIWDKIREVHDAGEQIEGRVMRRIKGGLVVDIMGVDAFLPGSQVALRQVPDFDALINQMMSVKIIKINKTRRNIVISRRVVLEEQRESMRSSLLSEIAVGQIRQGVVKNITDFGVFIDLGGVDGLLHITDMSWGRIRHPSEMVNLSAKIDVKILDFDEKTSRISLGLKQMTPYPWENIEQKYPLGKKVTGRVVSITDFGAFVELEKGVEGLIHISEMSWTQHIKHPSKILNVNDQVEAVILSVDKENEKLSLGIKQMEPDPWGTIEEKFPVNKVVSGKVRNLTAFGAFVELEEGIDGLVHISDMSWTKRIQHPSEIMKKSDQVEIKILKIDHDNRRISLGFKQLTEDPWPEISRKYAVGTDCLGNIAKVLDRGIVVDLDGDLEGFVPMAQLGHRDLDQADTGFTEGESIPLQVIELDKNQRKVVLSVVAYYKKREQSEYDEFLAKHQPKGTAMGDAMPDELKATVPEPAAETTPAETETVDPTADTAPETEAAKAPAEAEAAVEEAPAVEAATEEAAAETTDAPSDAAAASTDDTSEEDTPKE; encoded by the coding sequence ATGGCCGAAGCCAAAAATTCCGCAACCACAAAACCGCCCGCCAGTGTCTCCAAGCGCAAATTCGGCGCTGCCAAAAAGACTAAAAAGGTCAAGACCAAGCTCACCAAGGCCGCCACTGCTACAGTGGAAAAGGTCGAGGTAAAGCAAAAGGAAAAGACCGAACGGGTAATGACCGCTCGCCACCAGCGTATGGTGGAAAAAGCCAAAGTCCGCTCGTCGATGCCGGCGCCGGAAGCTATCCCCGAGGTAGCGGCCGTCAAAATCACCGACGTATCCGGAGTCGTCTACGACATAGCCGACTACCAGTCTATGGTGGACATGTACGACTCGACCATCCGGTCCATCCGCGAAGGAGAAGTCGTATCCGGAACCGTCATGGGTGTAACCCGCGATGATGTCATCGTCGATGTCGGTTTCAAAAGCGAGGGAATCATCCCTATCGATGAATTCCCGGCCCCGCTCAACATCAAAGTGGGCGATGAAATCGAAGTCTTCCTGGAGCAGATCGAAGACTCCTTCGGGCAACTCATTCTGTCCAAGCAGAAGGCCGACTTCATGCGCATCTGGGACAAGATTCGAGAAGTCCACGATGCCGGTGAACAGATCGAAGGCCGGGTCATGCGCCGCATCAAGGGTGGCCTCGTTGTTGACATCATGGGTGTCGATGCATTCCTTCCCGGCTCGCAGGTGGCGCTCAGACAAGTGCCTGATTTCGACGCTCTGATCAACCAGATGATGAGCGTGAAGATCATCAAGATCAACAAGACCAGACGCAACATCGTAATATCTCGCCGGGTCGTGCTGGAAGAGCAGCGCGAGTCCATGCGTTCGTCGCTCTTAAGCGAGATTGCGGTGGGCCAGATTCGTCAGGGCGTGGTCAAAAATATTACCGACTTCGGTGTTTTCATCGACCTCGGTGGTGTCGACGGATTGTTGCACATCACCGATATGTCGTGGGGACGGATTCGTCATCCTTCCGAGATGGTCAATCTGAGCGCCAAGATCGATGTCAAGATTCTCGACTTCGACGAGAAGACGTCGCGCATCTCGCTCGGACTGAAACAGATGACACCTTATCCGTGGGAAAATATCGAGCAAAAATACCCGCTGGGCAAGAAGGTCACCGGACGGGTTGTGTCTATAACAGATTTCGGCGCCTTTGTCGAACTGGAGAAAGGTGTCGAGGGGTTGATTCATATCTCCGAGATGTCCTGGACACAGCATATCAAGCATCCCTCCAAGATTCTCAACGTCAACGACCAGGTCGAGGCGGTGATTCTCTCGGTGGATAAAGAGAACGAGAAACTCTCGCTCGGCATCAAGCAGATGGAGCCGGACCCCTGGGGAACGATCGAAGAGAAATTCCCGGTCAACAAGGTTGTCTCCGGTAAGGTGCGCAACTTGACGGCCTTTGGTGCCTTCGTCGAACTCGAAGAAGGGATCGACGGCCTGGTGCATATCTCTGACATGTCCTGGACCAAACGGATTCAGCATCCTTCTGAGATCATGAAAAAGAGCGATCAGGTGGAAATCAAGATCCTCAAGATCGATCACGATAACCGCCGGATTTCTCTTGGCTTCAAGCAACTGACCGAAGACCCATGGCCGGAGATTTCCCGCAAGTATGCCGTTGGCACCGATTGTCTCGGTAATATCGCCAAAGTGCTCGACCGCGGTATCGTGGTTGATCTCGATGGTGATCTTGAGGGATTCGTCCCGATGGCACAACTGGGTCATCGCGATCTCGACCAGGCCGATACCGGGTTCACCGAAGGGGAGTCTATTCCCCTGCAAGTGATTGAACTCGACAAGAACCAGCGCAAAGTGGTGCTGTCGGTTGTTGCTTACTACAAAAAGCGTGAGCAGTCGGAGTACGATGAGTTTCTGGCCAAGCACCAGCCCAAAGGAACAGCCATGGGTGATGCTATGCCGGACGAGTTGAAGGCGACGGTTCCCGAACCGGCAGCCGAGACAACCCCGGCCGAAACAGAAACGGTGGACCCGACGGCCGATACCGCTCCTGAGACTGAAGCTGCCAAAGCTCCGGCTGAAGCAGAGGCTGCTGTCGAAGAAGCGCCTGCCGTTGAAGCTGCGACTGAAGAGGCTGCTGCCGAAACAACGGACGCACCCTCGGACGCCGCTGCTGCCTCTACTGATGACACATCGGAGGAGGATACTCCAAAAGAGTAG
- a CDS encoding 1-acyl-sn-glycerol-3-phosphate acyltransferase, whose translation MKILYYTGRSLTRIIFGLFLRAKVRGQENLPPEGGFILASNHLSYWDPPLVGSWVPRQVYFMAKQELFKNPLFGGIIKRTNALPLRRGTIDRVALDLCVETLKAGNVLTVFPEGTRAKEGHFLTPKPGVGMVAVRAKCPIVPALIQGSNRLKACLLGTSRLSITYGRPLEADWVESFDATKESYTQIAEAVMERIGSLRNEAHTVNNAAGSSDY comes from the coding sequence ATGAAGATTCTGTACTATACGGGGCGTTCGCTGACTCGGATTATCTTCGGTCTTTTCCTCCGGGCCAAAGTACGTGGCCAGGAGAACCTGCCGCCTGAGGGTGGCTTCATTTTGGCCAGCAATCACCTGTCCTATTGGGACCCGCCGCTGGTCGGCAGTTGGGTGCCCCGGCAGGTCTACTTCATGGCCAAGCAGGAGCTGTTTAAGAACCCGCTGTTCGGCGGCATTATAAAACGAACCAACGCCCTGCCGCTCAGGCGCGGAACCATCGACCGCGTGGCGCTGGATTTGTGTGTCGAGACTCTCAAGGCCGGCAACGTATTGACTGTTTTCCCGGAAGGGACACGGGCCAAAGAGGGCCACTTTCTGACACCCAAACCGGGTGTCGGCATGGTCGCAGTGCGGGCCAAGTGCCCGATAGTGCCTGCTCTGATCCAGGGCTCCAACCGTCTGAAGGCCTGTCTGCTGGGCACAAGCAGACTTAGCATTACTTACGGGCGACCGCTTGAGGCCGACTGGGTGGAGTCGTTCGACGCCACTAAGGAGAGCTATACCCAGATCGCGGAAGCGGTAATGGAGCGGATCGGATCGCTTAGAAACGAGGCTCATACTGTTAACAATGCCGCCGGGTCGTCCGATTATTAA
- the guaB gene encoding IMP dehydrogenase yields the protein MAKVLEQVALTFDDVLLVPAHSVVLPRDVDVTTTIAPGIKMNIPLLSAAMDTVTESRLAIALARQGGIGIIHKNLDPEAQAGEVDKVKKSESGMIVDPITLPPNRTIGDALEVMKRFSISGIPITESGRLVGILTNRDLRFHRDPSVPISEVMTSKDLVTVKQGTDLDKAKDLLHQHRIEKLLIVDENQNLTGMITVKDIVKKIQYPLACKDEQGRLRVGAAVGVGQDLVARAPVLVAAGVDLLVIDSSHGHSEGVIKSVTALKKAHPEVPVMAGNVATGDGAKALIEAGADCIKIGIGPGSICTTRIVTGAGVPQVTAIVNAVEAAQKTGTPVVADGGVRYSGDVAKALACGAQAVMIGSLFAGTEESPGETVLFEGRSFKVYRGMGSLGSMREGSKDRYFQEFEEDAGKLVPEGIEGRVPYKGELAESVHQLVGGLRAGMGICGAANLESFAQESTMVRITSAGVTESHPHSVPITKEAPNYRRMF from the coding sequence ATGGCCAAGGTTCTAGAGCAAGTCGCCCTCACTTTTGACGATGTACTTCTTGTGCCGGCGCACTCGGTGGTGTTGCCGCGTGATGTCGATGTTACAACCACAATCGCTCCCGGCATCAAAATGAATATCCCTCTCTTGTCGGCGGCTATGGATACCGTTACCGAGTCCAGGCTGGCTATTGCGCTGGCCCGTCAGGGTGGAATCGGCATCATCCACAAAAACCTCGACCCCGAGGCGCAGGCCGGCGAGGTTGACAAAGTTAAAAAATCTGAATCGGGTATGATTGTCGATCCGATCACGCTCCCCCCCAACAGGACTATAGGCGATGCCCTGGAAGTGATGAAGCGATTCTCTATTTCAGGAATCCCGATTACCGAGAGTGGTCGGTTGGTCGGTATCCTTACCAACCGTGACCTGCGTTTCCACCGCGATCCCTCGGTCCCCATCTCCGAGGTTATGACCAGCAAGGATCTGGTGACGGTCAAACAGGGGACCGACCTCGATAAAGCCAAGGACCTGTTGCACCAGCATCGTATTGAGAAGCTTTTGATTGTCGATGAAAACCAGAACCTCACCGGGATGATCACCGTCAAGGACATCGTCAAGAAGATACAATACCCCTTGGCCTGCAAAGATGAGCAGGGTCGTCTTCGTGTGGGCGCGGCTGTGGGAGTGGGTCAGGACCTTGTGGCCAGAGCGCCGGTATTGGTTGCAGCCGGGGTGGATCTGTTAGTAATCGACTCTTCACACGGCCACAGTGAGGGCGTAATAAAGTCAGTCACGGCCCTAAAAAAAGCGCATCCGGAGGTACCGGTGATGGCCGGTAATGTTGCTACCGGTGACGGCGCCAAAGCTCTGATCGAGGCCGGTGCTGATTGTATAAAAATAGGTATCGGCCCCGGCTCTATATGCACCACGAGAATTGTGACCGGCGCCGGTGTGCCGCAGGTCACGGCGATTGTAAATGCGGTGGAAGCTGCCCAAAAAACCGGAACTCCGGTTGTGGCCGACGGTGGCGTTCGATATTCCGGCGATGTTGCCAAGGCGCTGGCCTGTGGCGCCCAGGCGGTTATGATTGGATCGTTATTCGCAGGCACCGAAGAATCTCCCGGCGAAACCGTGCTCTTTGAGGGTCGTTCCTTCAAGGTGTACCGAGGAATGGGCTCCCTGGGCTCGATGAGAGAAGGCAGCAAGGACCGCTATTTTCAGGAATTTGAGGAGGATGCCGGCAAGCTCGTTCCGGAGGGAATCGAAGGCCGAGTGCCGTATAAAGGAGAGTTGGCCGAGTCGGTGCATCAACTGGTGGGTGGACTCAGGGCCGGTATGGGGATTTGCGGCGCCGCCAACCTGGAGAGTTTTGCACAAGAGTCGACCATGGTCCGTATTACATCAGCCGGTGTGACGGAGTCTCATCCGCATTCG
- the cmk gene encoding (d)CMP kinase, which produces MSESVLHLARLKGKIIAIDGPAGSGKSTTSRMLAARLGYTYLDTGAMYRAITWFALKAKIELSDADKLGEVAQKMPLEFKTEDEVNRVLVGEHDVTSEIRSVEVTKHVSEVSAHKTVREAMVARQRQMARNGSIVAEGRDTTTVVFPRADIKIYLDADTRTRARRRLLDLSHMGVSTTVEEQEADIIRRDKYDSGRAHSPLTKAKDAYTVDTSNLTIEGQVDQIIALIRSVIK; this is translated from the coding sequence ATGAGTGAGTCTGTCCTGCATCTCGCCCGGCTGAAAGGGAAAATCATCGCGATCGACGGCCCCGCCGGATCGGGCAAATCGACAACATCGCGGATGCTGGCCGCGCGGCTGGGGTACACCTATCTTGATACCGGCGCTATGTACCGTGCCATCACCTGGTTTGCCCTCAAGGCAAAAATTGAACTGTCGGACGCTGACAAACTCGGTGAGGTGGCTCAGAAGATGCCGCTTGAGTTTAAGACCGAGGACGAAGTCAACCGTGTGCTCGTGGGTGAACACGATGTGACCAGTGAGATTCGATCGGTCGAAGTCACCAAACATGTCTCCGAAGTATCCGCGCACAAAACAGTGCGTGAGGCGATGGTTGCACGTCAACGGCAGATGGCCAGGAATGGCTCCATCGTAGCCGAGGGCCGCGACACCACCACCGTGGTGTTCCCCCGGGCCGATATAAAAATCTATCTCGATGCCGACACCCGCACCCGTGCCCGACGGCGGCTGCTGGACCTCTCGCACATGGGTGTCAGTACCACGGTCGAGGAACAAGAAGCGGATATCATTCGGCGCGATAAGTATGACTCCGGGCGCGCTCACTCGCCCTTGACCAAAGCCAAAGATGCCTACACGGTCGACACCTCGAATCTAACAATCGAAGGCCAGGTCGATCAGATTATTGCGCTCATCCGCTCGGTTATCAAATAG
- a CDS encoding C4-type zinc ribbon domain-containing protein, translating to MNKPLVAEGGVMPNDLELLLKLQIIDYDLGELERSKEYLPDMMDNLRNEIEEAKSKLETCTTEFESKKVSVKTLELEIASKEAELQKYQQQMMSIKTNKEYDALVAQIDAIKQDISKQETEFLGTEERIAELEKEIAEYNEKSESAQDTNSKQLSILQNKIDSIGDTMAAKENERDRISKEIPRPTRSIYERVRKGKGGTAVVMVKKRACGSCHKALTPRKVQEIKKGDRIHTCENCGRLLFWDGEESN from the coding sequence ATGAATAAGCCGCTGGTGGCAGAAGGAGGTGTGATGCCGAACGATCTCGAACTGCTGTTGAAACTACAGATTATCGACTATGATCTTGGTGAGTTGGAACGGTCCAAAGAATATCTTCCCGATATGATGGATAATCTGCGCAACGAGATCGAGGAAGCCAAAAGCAAACTGGAAACCTGTACCACCGAATTCGAGTCCAAGAAGGTTTCAGTCAAAACCCTCGAATTGGAAATCGCATCCAAAGAAGCTGAGCTGCAAAAGTATCAACAGCAGATGATGTCAATCAAGACCAACAAGGAGTATGACGCGCTTGTGGCTCAGATTGATGCTATCAAGCAGGATATATCCAAACAAGAAACCGAGTTTCTGGGCACCGAAGAACGTATCGCCGAACTGGAAAAAGAAATCGCCGAGTATAACGAAAAATCGGAGTCGGCCCAGGACACAAACTCCAAACAGCTGTCTATTCTCCAGAACAAAATCGACTCTATCGGTGACACTATGGCCGCCAAAGAAAACGAGCGCGACCGGATATCTAAAGAGATTCCCCGGCCTACCCGCTCCATCTATGAACGGGTCCGCAAGGGCAAGGGTGGAACGGCGGTGGTGATGGTCAAAAAGCGTGCCTGCGGTTCCTGCCACAAAGCGCTGACGCCTAGAAAAGTCCAGGAGATAAAGAAAGGTGATCGCATTCACACCTGTGAAAACTGTGGTCGACTCCTGTTCTGGGATGGTGAGGAGTCCAATTAG